taacaaaacacaaacatttgtacttaaaatatatatattggtGGTCCTTAATGGGTCAAAAACTTTTTTCAACTCTCACCCCCTAAATGTGATAGAATATCAATAAAAACATACTGTGCAAAGTTTGTTATTGTTCCTACAATATTTAGAGGTTGCTCAAAGCTTTTGAATATTTAATAGTTTGCAAAAActaccatttaaaaaagcacaaCATGCACAAAACTTCCTTCTTGGAGGGTAACTTTGCTCcagttatttcagtctcttCTGATCTGAGTAACCATATAGCGGACTTGCTTGTGTTGCTTCAGTCTCAGTGTATATTGTCTACTGTGCTTCATTCACAATGAAGCTTTTTTTGCTTTGAAAGACATATCACAACTAAAACAGGAGTTTTAATTGCATGGAGCATGGTCAAATAAGTCCATTGCTGCCAtaagtatatattattaaacaattatacatgctAGCACAAAGTATCACATAATATGTGAATGTGTTAAACTTCAAAGGTCTTGAGCAACCTCTAAATATAAATtcatattgaaaaaaaatttgcccaattttttatttatttattcaaacatattggtggggtgagagcatgaacttttaaaagttgaaaaataaggaccaccctaatatatatacagtactgtgcaaaagtcttaggccaccaccaccagacttgttttagaagttttaatatccatccatatttatttttcaatctattttttAAGCTATAAAcggaaaatacaggaaatatgtaaaaaaaaaaaaaaattcaggactaaatgtcttctttaggcatcttCACTTCGTCAGTGTTttgtgtgacctctcttggcacaaaacacatcttgagcgtttttaagcagaatgaagtaaaaagactttaaaaataggatttaatttaggtttaagagaccctgcagtttcctgctatgtTTCAAGTggaaaggggagtttaccctaaaaacttgatacatcagtttacatttttatactgttttcaatactacatacacattgcctgtattttctggatgtattccaataaagagactgagaaccAATTATATACGATCactaacattgcaaaaacatcaaatctaattctggcatggtagcctaagacttttgcacagtactgtacataaaAGAAATGAAGATGAGCAATATTTTTCACTGCTGACCAAAAAACTTGTGCTACATCATTCCCTGAAACATAcaacaaatgtgtttttgttgtgtaTTAAGTATTTTAAGAGATCAAACCagaagatatatatatatatatactgtccACAAACACGcataacattttgaaaaaatgagGATACAGATTTTCAaagaattacttttaaatatgtctgtattaaaataaatttccccagggcaaaacaaaacacacaacCACTTTTAGGCATGTTGTTATTTTAACATGCAATCAAATCTTTTTCGTATCTTCCTCTCCTATATAAATCTGTATTAGTTTTACCATGTTGTTATATTCCTCATGTGCGAGTCCCCACTAAAACATAGATTATggtttaatattgtcagtctggCTTTCACCACCAGATGGGGCATGAAACTAAATTTTCTAGAGCATTGGAGTCAGATTGGTCTTTTTATTGACAGGTCATTTACAAATCAGAAAATATAGAGAATATAAAAATAGTGATTTCAAATAAGAACATTATTAGTAGTTTTAGCttttctgattaaaacattCTTATGTTTTATTATATCTCAATTCAATGTAAcagatcatttaaaaaaaaacagcccAGATAGAAGggatatatttaaaaagaaaacccTAAATTGTGATATCATGGATTTTAGCAATGCAACATTATGTTTCAGTTAAAAAGCTTAATTTGCCATTACAAACAGTTAACAGTATCACAATTCAATACANNNNNNNNNNNNNNNNNNNNNNNNNNNNNNNNNNNNNNNNNNNNNNNNNNNNNNNNNNNNNNNNNNNNNNNNNNNNNNNNNNNNNNNNNNNNNNNNNNNNNNNNNNNNNNNNNNNNNNNNNNNNNNNNNNNNNNNNNNNNNNNNNNNNNNNNNNNNNNNNNNNNNNNNNNNNNNNNNNNNNNNNNNNNNNNNNNNNNNNNACAGATGTTCCAGTGTAAAACCCTGTTTCATTTAGAATTACAAAAATCTTTGGAAAACAATAGGTCTGTATTATTTCATTACTTTATTATCCAGTCTCAACTTTATTATGTATAGAATTTTCTAAACTGTTAATGTTTGTGTTCTGTGTGCAATTTGGCGctttaacatttataaaaataaagtattagaTACACATTACAGTGCATAAATCTCATAAGCatttcacatttgtttttgtGCATAGGTTAAGTAAATCATTTAATTGTGCATAGCTTACGAAAAACCCAAAGccaaagaaaaaaacagataGAGAAGCGTTGGACTGTATTGCAGATGAGTTATATTGCTGCTGCTGCATATATATCTCACTCATTTTATTAACCGACTGACGTTCCTCAAGGTTCGCAGATCATGGTCTCCACAACAAACTTGTTTCCAAAGTGACGAATCTTGTGGCAGTTGAGAACTTCACGCTTCTGCATGCCTGTGggtaaaaaaatgcaatgatcAGAAGTGTTGCAGCATGCAGTCTGTCAATCTACATTTGCTTTCTATCAAACCAACATGTTTTAAAGATAGGCGTCCACACGGATATGATGCATTATATAAAACAAAGTCTTTTAAATGGTCACCACTTTTAAAAAGCACATTAGGTGGTCGAATCCCATTTTACAACAGCACCAGAACCCAACTTACTTCAAATCCAATGATGTTTGGTTTAGTGTTATATGATAATATCAATATTCTTATacttgtgtgtgcatttacCCAGTATTGTGTCTCTGCGTTGCAGTCTGTACATGTCTTTGCCCTTGCATAGGTTATTGATGTAAAGACCCAGTTCACTGGTGCTCTCCAACTTGTCTGTCACCAACATCTCTTCATGCACCATATAAGACTGAGGAAGATAAGTTCCTGCCTGCAAACATACACATAAAAACAATGTGAAGAATGCATTTGTGTGAAAAAGTAATATATGCAGTAACAACACATGCACTTCCTACATTGATGTTGACCAGAAACTCTTGAAAGCTCTTGGGTGGCATGACGATCGAGGTGTTCAGAGTAATGATGTAGCACTTGTTCAGATCCAGGTCCAGATATGCAGTCAGCATCTAAACGCATTAAATCAAGCAGGGTTactcacaaaaaaacaaaaaaaacaaaagtacAGCAGCAAAAATAACGCAATGTTTACAGCTACATTGATTTGAAGTAATCTAGCTCTGTTGTTTAGAGAGAAAATATCATGTTTCTGGTCTGAGATATCTTGATGAGCATTATAAATGGACTGTCTAAACTAAGATTGGTCTTACTGTCTAAACCAATCCAGCTGTAAGAATTTAAGCCTTCGAATAAACAGAAAGATACCGAAGTCTGTGCGTATAATTGAAATACACGCGTGTGTCTGTGTTTTCTTACCTTACTGAAGTCATGCACGATATCAGCTGGGTCGCTCTCTCTGAACTCAGGGACTGGAACTCTAATAAATTCAACCTCATCATCATCCAAAAAGGTCACATTCTCTTCGATATACGTCAGCGGTATATCCTCATCCATCTCTTCATTCATCTCATAGTCTTCATCAATGTATCCCACCCTACAGTAAAACCCACCGTCCACTCTCTCCTGTGTGGCCAACAGAATGAAGTCAACATTAAGGTTTCTCACTGGTTGAACTAAACAACACTTTACACATTATGCTAAGGGGAAAtcaattatttgttttctttatagCATGTAAGTGACATGTAAGGGATAATATATAGGGAGAAAGTTGTTATCGCAAAAAAAGGCCccaacagtgtgatcaggacgctaagcggagggtcttgtatcacactaaagcgataacaacctgctgcctgtacattatgcTGTTATTTCATGGCTATTTATCTCAAAAGTagggtaaggaacattaaatattgattggAAATactttatttccttttttttaacGAATACAAACCTTTTTACTTTGTTTTATGATAAGACAGGACATTTACACCGCAAAAAtgacttatttattatttttgtcttgtttcagtagaaaatcaaaaaattcttaaattaagatgctttttcttgatgatcaAAATGACCAAGAAAAATAAGTCTActtttaagataaaaaatataaaatgtaacaaGCTAAAATTTaagccaatggggtgagaaaaaaaatcttgaaataagttacctttttttacacttaatttaagcaaaaattggcagatatttttgcttattttaagcacaaattcacttgaattgtatattttggtctaaaaactagacttatttatttgggttattttgctcaccaagaaaataccaatcttgatttaagaatttttagatatttctactgaaaacaagacgaaaatactaagtaagagaGTCGTTTTTTTGCAGTGCTAATGTCACAAACACGCTATTTGGTTTAACCATTtctaaatataatgtcatatattatataaaatgtatataaaaatatatgttataaaatttttatatttatattacatttttgtgtaatattaatctgtacctgtcaaaatgatttgcagccgTGTGTTTTTAGTTTCAGGCGGTTGTTATCTCATACAGAATAGCATATATTGCAAAGTCACGACTGGTCAAACAAGCATTTACGAGTACCGTGTAATAATTGCTGATGATTTCAAGTTTTTCAAGAAACCGAAGCAAAACCTGACACAGAATGAACTTCTAGGAAAAGATCTGTAACTTCTGCTTTCAGAAATGacatagattttttttagaaagttTTTTAACAGTTAGTTGGCAATATTCACAAAAGtataataatcttttaaaaaCAACCTAGACGACTGCTAAGCTTTTTAATCACATATTTCATGTGTCCTATCATGCTCTCAGTCCTTTACATTGCTGCTGGACGACTTTATGCCACTCCTGAAGTTTGCTTTTGTTGTTGTTCAACAAACACTTTACAACAAACACTTGTCACATTACATGGTGAAATGACGATTAAAGGCAAAACTGGAATGATCTATTATACGTTTCCACGGCTGTATGTATGATTTGCTTTAGGATTTACACAATAACTGATTTTGCTTGCGTTTCATGAATCAAGCTTTCAATATAATTAATTCTCATTATGTATTGAACATAATGAGTTTTAATTGATTAACATTGTTCatcaactttaaaaaacaaataaatgcattaaggggtagtttcccggacagggtttagattaatccaggactaggacTTTTTATATTAGGTAATTTAAGACGTTCTTACAAACAGCtaacaaaaaacactacaggtgtgcatcttaagacaaaacaatgtcaccgatatatgttaaaattaaacagaacaaggtgtttttaaatgaaagtagctcaaacatgcactttaatctgggactaggataaaccatGTCCGGGAAATTTCCCCTTTATACGCATTacggggcggtttcctggacagggaaactgaaaacaacttgcactaacatatcttaaaatacatcagtgccctttgttttgcatcaaaatgcatgccagtaatgtttttagtaaggcatgtttgttaaaacgagttatatttcctaattaaactaagacctagtcctgtcttaaaataatccctgtctgggaaaccacccctaattTCCAAATTAAACAACATAAAAGACTCTTGACCTTGCATTTGTTATAGCCTTTTGTTAACTGTAATATTTAATTCCCACAATTTCTATGTATTGTGGCACTTCGGTTTTGTTCTCACAATGTCAGCTTAAGTGCAGTTCTGCACAAGTAggctattttaaataaaatgtttgcttCTTCATATGGGGTTTAAAATTGTCTTTTTTCCCTAATTTTTAAACATTCCTTAAGGAATGAGATTTTGTTTTTTGAATATTAAGTATGAGGTCATATTCTTAAAGGCTagcattttacttttaattcatttaaataataattgaaAGTTTCTGGCTTAAGTCCCAGCTGAGGTAAATTGCCCTTAACAGTACTAGTgctatgtgtgtttgtgtgtgaatgcCTAGATGAACTGGCCATCTATCCAGTGTATACCATGTCTCCACTTCGAAATGCTGGGAAACCCATGTCTCCACTTCGAAATGCTGGGAAACCCTCCAGACTGTCATGACCCTGCAAAGGATAAATTGGATTGatcaaaaataattaaattaaaactgaaagtgttaagatttgcatatttaaataaacatagtatttaaaatgtctgaaaaatacagaaatggtttattcaagtaaataattagaaTTTAACTGTTGTTGATTGTACTTGATTTATAACAAGGTTTATCACCttcaaagtttttattacatgtCAAATTAAGACAAGCATGATAACACACATCTACAGATCAGGTCATCAAATTTTGTTTCTGACACTTCTATGGTTACGGTAACTGTCTTACCTCATGCACATAGTACCTAAACAGGTAAGCTCCGCCCACCACTAAACCTGAGAGCACGAGAGCCAATCCCAGACAGAAGCACAAGCACCACACCCTAGACTGCTGACGCACAAAAGCTGCTGCCTCTGGATCCTAGAGAGCAAATGACAATATCGTTACATGAAAATGTTACTGACAACTTTTTATATAGAGGACACACCTGAACTTACTGTaaacaatacatttataattCAAGATTAACTAAAAGGTCAGATTAGGAGCTGATTTTAAAGAATCCATCTTTACTAtatacaaaaacattaaaaaaaaaaaaactagaaaaaTGTGTTGTTGTGATGTTTTACAGTTGACACACATCTCTGTGTGGGGTGAATGAGTGGAAATGaacaatgtgtttgtttgtttgtgatcAAGAGAAGGATTCATCTACAAATAAACAATGCTTGAAACAAAAGATCAGGCCAACGTGTGGATTAAACAGAGGCAAAGCTACTAATACATGAAAATATGAAAGTTataatgaaacttttttttttacaaatgactcaTCTGTGgtctaaattatatttttaaaaatcgcTTCCGATTGCTGGTATGTGCTATCGCAGctcatttttgttatttgttttattaatatttgtgttatgttcttttttattctaatatctgtgtgtgtgtgatcagAAAATGCCTTTTACTTAGGTTTAAGATGTTAATGAGCATATCTACTGGACATTGATTATTCTCGTCTTTGGTAGCTCCTAAAGGCTTCATGTATAAAAACAGCACCACGTCAGCGTAAAGCACACAGAACCGGAAGCGGTCTACTGTGTTTAACAGGAATGCGGAAGTAAGTTGCTCATATACCCTATTTACTCGAAATTAAGTCATGAcgggggaaaataagacaatcgctaaTTCTGTTTCATTAAGCTCTTTCACACaaaaatttcggtaaaaaccaaaattttagcagtaaataaatacacaaatgtGCTGTTTACACACGCAATGACGTTctgtctttttaccagtaagacatcattcacacatcagtaccaaaataccggtaaataggctttatgcccagctgcactacttcctgaacttcagccagctccttgtttcctgtcttccattattggacaaactgattaacccaggtgtgcctgacctcagtagtcacaaacaaactgattaatccaggtgtgcctgacctcactagtcacaacaacaataatcagacacacctggattaatcagtttgtccaataatggcagacaggaaacaaggagctggggCTGAGGTTCAGGAAATAGTGCAGCTGGGTATAAAGCCTATTTGAtaagaaagcggaagttacctctAAACTGCCACGCGACGAACAATATTGCATTAGGCGACGTCAAACTGAACCTGCGTCTTAAACAACAGTAccgtttgcacattaggctcaCAAAGGGTGTGCTAAGGATGTCTACAATTCGGCAAATAGATGggaagctgttttaaacaactttgctGAAGAAatgtgctcgacttttaagcagtGCGTGTTTGGAAACATCTGGAAACAGTGCGGGTGTAAACGCGTTATCTGTATCAAAACATTATGATTGGCCAGAAGCCGGTAATCTATATGTtttcacacatagcgcttacaggtaaattactggtaattttacaacctctcttactggtaaattggcagTACTGATTTaacagaaaggttctgttcacacatgacctgctaactgcaatttaccagtaaataaccAGTAAAGACTGCATGTGTGGAAGGACTATTGTGATTATAACATAATGACAGACTGAAAAAAATTCTGCGCTAAGTTAGAAGAAGAGAGCTGACCTTTACCCAACCTACACCCTAAATGTGCAATCCCCTCCAtgcaaacatatttaaaacattgtGGCAAATGCCAAATGTCATCTGCATTGAGACacactcttaactctttcaccgccagcatttttaaaaaaagttgccagccagcgccagcgtttttcatgattttcaccaaagtttaatgccttccagaaaatgttctcctttaaatatataaacatacaatataccaaatgaaagaacagaccctctgctttcaaacaaaaaaaaaccgtttcatcctacctttagtggttcttttgcaatcagcttttgaatatgggtaggtttttgcaaaaacaccatattttgagcaaaaagcagagataattccatttttatgacagacttttcatagagatcatattcagagcgatcttcaaaacagacacggacatgcagcagcttgccatagggcaatacttccggttttaaaaagttgcggaagggcgccacctggtggataatagcggtattgcggaaagacggaaaatctcgtcattggcggggaagcgttttctcttaattgacgagatatctcgtcaatggcggggaaagagttaataaaaccAGAGAGGATCGGATGATAGAAACGACTGCAAATGGTGAATGGCAGCTACTGTACGAGCTCAAAACAAACTATCTCTTTATCGCTTCTGGTGTCAAGTCATGGGGTTTTTCTTACAGCCTGGTAACAAATTTGGCATAGAAAGATTAAGCAGAACTCACAGTTCAGGCCGTTTAAGCCTTTTAACAACTACAGTGTATAACACTTCCTTAACCAAACATGAAATGCTTACAGCTGCGCACACATAAAACGAAAGAGAAAGTTAGATTCAGAAGGGGAACTTGACAACAAACAAAGGCCAACGAGAGACAAATACAGTGAGGAATATAAAGTAGGAGAGATGACACAGTGACAGTGGAAGTATTCAGATTTGTTCATTATATTAGCATAAGTTTCTTGGAGTCCTTGTAAAAAACTGCACAGAAACAGGATTACCCTTAGCATGTATTTTAAGCAAGAAATGACTTAATACACAACGCACACAATTTCTGGAATTTTTCTTTGGTTTTGGAAAAGTACCTTCAATTCCAATTAACGTGTCTCAACATGTTGGTCCCTCACACTTTAAGTGATGTTAAAGTGATAAAAGAGTCCCTAATTAAAAAACATGGCTActagggttgttgcggtgacaaaattttcccaccggttaatcagcgcgtgACAAACCCGGTGATACCGGTTTCActgggtgggaggggcttataaatgcacagaagtgtgcattttaattttacttttgaattagatgcaactgttgtttaaatccagcgcttgcgtacgctgcgttaaatcgcgtatgaatttgcgtgcaaatgcgagtgcaacagctggtttaagtgcttgagtcaatgtgcgcaggtacttctgacagaaaaCCACCAGTCctaagcagagcaaccggctattcctccataaagcactgcttgaatgatgggtttattattattcttaaagaaaaacacaacaacaaaacgatctcgcctatattaaacattatatatgtatcttataacaaaaacgagtaagcacgcggcttctgccatcgtctgcttgccgcagtctgacaggaataaattaaatctgacacccgcagccgctgctctgtgatgacgcgcgttcagctccaCTGGATTCAGGCAGCAGAtacattcagttgtaagtgtttgctctctctaacgaaactaaatgatttaattacaagaaaatatcaaaacgacggtgaaagacggtgtcgcggtgggcaagtgatctaaccggtgagaggctgaagcaccggtaatcaccgtttcaccgactatcgcaacaagcctaatGGCTACAATggcttcatctctgtggaataagattttgtgacttttcgTAAGTTATCTAtccaaacacaaacaaaagaaCTGCGCTTGATTTGGTTGATTCAGACTCTTTGTGTTTGACCCCAATACGACCCCATAAAGAAAATTAATGGAAAAGGcaataaaatatgtgttttatatGTCATATAAAATCTATAAATCTGGTATAAATCTGACAATTTCCGGACAGAAATGAAAGCCTGGTACTAGAGCACAAATGCAATGTGGAACAGAATATGGGGGTTAAGTTTGTATGGTTGTGAAGATCAAATCTTTTATAGACCTGCCCGCCATACCTAATATTGAAGACAGGGTGTTATTAGATGATTGTGTACTTTAGTTTTTGCTGTACAATACATCTAGATAGCAAAAAACATTGATACTAGCCTTATCAGCCTGGTCCATCATTACACATGCATGTTTTTCATCCACCTATTTTTACAAGTTTTACAAGCCTTAAGCTGTTTTTGAAATTTGTATGGTCATTTTGAGAAATGTAGCCCAGTTGCCACACTGTAAAtttactagggctgggcaaaaaaaaaaattagattaatcgttttttccccagtggtcgattcaaaatccATTCTCACAGGCCACAAATGGATTTAACGAGAATCAAGTATAAAAATCGTgttgagaatcggaatcgaatcgatagCTTGCGAATCGAattgatctggaacatctgaatcgatacacAGCCCTATAAATTACACCAAATTCTTATTTATATTACACTGTTAATAATTTCAccgaacaaacaaacaaaacaaacagacagGATGTGAACACAGAGCTCGGTTAATCTGGTTTAGAAAACACTAGTATGTAGgctatagaccattttgcaagatgtaaatagctctggtccagaaacacttcctgtttcagtatgtgtaacattttttattcagttctatatgttctgttggttgtattttttTCCAACGTTTAtgtagtgttaaaaaactgaaacatgatgaagtgcttctggaccagtgttgtttacatctggCAAAATAGTCTATTAGGCAAGTTTACATCTGACAGCATGAACTATATGTGCATTAACCCTgaagaaaattaaccatggttttattattaaagatgTTGTGACAATTTCGCATGGGACAATAAAAACCCAACAATTGGTTTTGAccaatttttaaaatgtaaaatttgtttTGGTAAAATCTGGCTGAATATTAATTGTTATTAcaataaaagtgttaaagtgTCTTAAACTAAAATATGAAAGTTTCTAACGTTAGTTGGAAGGcgaaaaagttttaaatatatatatatataataataataacattttgataataataattgtattaTATGAGTTTAAATGTACTGAAAAGAATGACAAAAGCGCTTGGCTGTCAGCCATTACAAAACTGATCAAAGTCTTTCCTGATCTACAGACTTCAACTGCACAAACAAATGCTTCTCCGCTACTTCAAATCTtccaataaaataatgtacacaCAAACATGTATATTCAAAAGTAAACCGTATAAGaagttaaaataatatacagaTATAACACTATTGAAACGCGCTTACGCCGTTCCATTAAAAAGGCGTGAATAAAGTAAATAACAAAAGTAAAGTTACCTGAACAACAGGAATGAGACTTTCGCTGTCCTTTTTTGGCTCCTTTTGAGCGAGAGCCGTATTAAAAGACACTTTGACCATGTTGAAAGGTTTCTATGTAGTTATTCAGGAGAAAACTAAAGTAGAGACAGCACAAATATGATCGTTTCGTTTCCTGATCGGCAACAATGTTGTTGTGACGCACTCTAACTAGCTgcgttcgacttcatgcggcgctgcaagaaccgacaggaggATGACGTCAATGTACCTCCATGGAATGT
The genomic region above belongs to Paramisgurnus dabryanus chromosome 15, PD_genome_1.1, whole genome shotgun sequence and contains:
- the itm2bb gene encoding integral membrane protein 2Bb, encoding MVKVSFNTALAQKEPKKDSESLIPVVQDPEAAAFVRQQSRVWCLCFCLGLALVLSGLVVGGAYLFRYYVHEGHDSLEGFPAFRSGDMGFPAFRSGDMERVDGGFYCRVGYIDEDYEMNEEMDEDIPLTYIEENVTFLDDDEVEFIRVPVPEFRESDPADIVHDFSKMLTAYLDLDLNKCYIITLNTSIVMPPKSFQEFLVNINAGTYLPQSYMVHEEMLVTDKLESTSELGLYINNLCKGKDMYRLQRRDTILGMQKREVLNCHKIRHFGNKFVVETMICEP